A genome region from Drosophila simulans strain w501 chromosome 2R, Prin_Dsim_3.1, whole genome shotgun sequence includes the following:
- the LOC6735220 gene encoding uncharacterized protein LOC6735220 isoform X18: MDLADQIDDYICSFEGLGDLTMDSLAIFIFLWAVLALFSVWLIKLLYHKYLNKDKSASAANSRQTSVAPTSGSPTSVAGKTEKRLSEPRDLLATKSKVEGLDLSKPLGGASGGRGRSSASPLNTAGAAAGGPRRRVVRQSSTGPENRKKRYVPPPSNVVGPETSSVTWTSQVFRWLYSDLVIVNELLMSWVIAINDTLRKSVEEHGVAVEVVRVLPDSPAPGLNNIFCNCDENNPADMLITFDCDAMPVLQVKTFRQKSGKVETSHYKVTVSRFRARMAIPMNYNSLKGEMRVEGYPDVRIAMNSVGAIKAMDQDEQQLQTVISDILTTALRDTIYPVDFSIYSTCPRAEVEPLDLPHNMEHHMGGVGLRDSQHMVSGRRLLVKIVKGDGIRDAQNPYVVIEMDEPAQKNQTGTQRGSKPFWDEHFLFELSPQSAEILFEVYDHPVIASDPPKFLGLGLVGIDELAVGPASTQLLQLQPRPYETQPVSGAITVDFVFIEGAEIPAGARPQRLKEALRLSTPAINEHIRNGADLADAAVRALQDGALSSSGSGGQPSKSTLIIHSVQRNSSSPNAFKVELNRDGQIEVTDTATELDQAVAQAFERAANEAQTELELELAKEEKASQLGEPLIDSGNGTVNEDSTAEFGQPNAASSPNGSSYHNNYSLNGNGNSNGAGSGGYNSLPRNGGAQQLAQHSGLLEGHDVVDDRGRSKKRPRMGIGHSITDHSRRSSISESSAISGFSSASNKTYVHEASTLVLETIENGIKRHFIVPLAIAQRPRWRRKGTKLHIYNDHTFIAKHLSGSGLQCSICMKSIPRRPGKQGYECRDCQLICHKQCHIRAPQACPNPTVLSMELTKLNSAAADRSIRKL; the protein is encoded by the exons ATGGATCTAGCAGATCAAATCGATGACTATATCTGTTCGTTCGAGGGACTTGGTGACTTAACAATGGACTCCCTGGCCATCTTCATTTTCCTGTGGGCCGTTCTGGCCCTCTTCTCCGTGTGGCTGATCAAGCTGCTCTACCACAAGTATCTCAACAAGGACAAGTCGGCCAGTGCGGCCAACAGTCGCCAGACGAGCGTGGCCCCCACATCCGGATCACCCACGTCCGTCGCCGGCAAGACGGAGAAGCGTCTCTCGGAGCCGCGCGATCTCCTGGCCACCAAGAGCAAGGTGGAAGGCTTGGACTTATCCAAGCCTCTGGGCGGCGCATCTGGAGGTCGAGGACGCTCATCAGCCTCGCCCTTGAATACCGCTGGTGCAGCTGCCGGCGGTCCACGTCGTCGGGTGGTGCGTCAGAGTTCCACTGGGCCAGAGAATCGCAAGAAGCGCTATGTCCCACCGCCGTCAAATGTCGTGGGTCCAGAAACG AGCTCCGTCACCTGGACCAGCCAGGTGTTCCGCTGGCTTTATAGCGACCTGGTCATCGTCAACGAGCTGCTCATGTCCTGGGTAATCGCCATCAACGACACGCTGCGCAAGTCTGTGGAGGAG CATGGAGTGGCCGTTGAAGTGGTTCGAGTGCTACCCGACAGTCCTGCCCCCGGattgaataatatattttgtaattgcGATGAAAACAATCCCGCTGATATg CTCATCACCTTTGACTGCGATGCAATGCCGGTGCTGCAGGTGAAGACCTTCCGCCAGAAGTCGGGCAAGGTGGAGACCTCCCACTACAAGGTCACCGTGTCTAGGTTCCGCGCCCGTATGGCCATTCCCATGAACTACAACAGCCTCAAGGGTGAGATGCGAGTCGAGGGCTATCCGGAT GTTCGCATCGCAATGAACAGCGTGGGTGCCATCAAGGCAATGGATCAGGACGAACAGCAACTGCAGACGGTGATCAGCGACATCCTGACGACGGCTTTGCGCGACACCATCTATCCGGTGGACTTCTCCATCTACTCCACCTGTCCGAGGGCCGAGGTGGAGCCCCTGGACCTGCCC CACAACATGGAGCACCACATGGGTGGCGTGGGATTGAGGGACTCCCAACACATGGTTTCCGGCCGTCGGCTGCTGGTGAAGATCGTCAAGGGCGATGGAATTAGGGATGCCCAGAATCCCTACGTGGTCATCGAGATGGACGAGCCGGCCCAGAAGAACCAGACGGGCACTCAGCGCGGCAGCAAACCCTTCTGGGATGAGCACTTCCTCTT TGAACTCTCCCCTCAATCAGCCGAGATCCTATTCGAGGTGTATGACCATCCGGTGATTGCCTCAGATCCGCCCAAGTTCCTGGGTCTCGGCCTGGTTGGAATCGATGAGCTGGCCGTTGGACCCGCATCCActcagctgctgcagctgcaaccgCGCCCCTATGAGACGCAGCCCGTTTCGGGAGCCATCACCGTGGACTTTGTGTTCATCGAGGGTGCCGAAATCCCGGCGGGCGCCCGTCCACAGCGTCTCAAGGAGGCACTGCGTCTCAGCACACCGGCCATTAACGAACACATCCGGAATGGAGCGGATTTGGCGGATGCAGCCGTAAGAGCTCTGCAGGATGGAGCGCTCTCGAGCAGCGGAAGTGGCGGACAACCCAGCAAGAGCACTTTGATCATCCACAGCGTGCAGCGG AATTCGAGCAGCCCGAATGCATTTAAG GTCGAGTTGAACAGAGATGGCCAAATCGAGGTGACCGATACGGCGACGGAATTGGATCAGGCAGTGGCCCAGGCTTTCGAACGGGCAGCCAACGAGGCACAAACCGAGCTCGAGCTGGAGCTGGCCAAGGAGGAGAAGGCCAGCCAGCTGGGTGAGCCTCTCATCGATTCAGGTAACGGCACCGTCAACGAGGACAGCACCGCGGAG TTTGGACAGCCCAATGCCGCCTCATCGCCCAATGGCAGTAGTTACCACAACAACTACAGCCTCAATGGCAATGGTAACTCCAATGGCGCCGGTTCGGGTGGATATAACAGTCTGCCGCGGAACGGTGGTGCCCAGCAGCTGGCTCAGCACTCCGGATTATTGGAGGGCCATGACGTGGTCGACGATCGCGGGCGCAGCAAAAAAC GACCACGCATGGGCATTGGTCACTCCATCACCGACCACTCACGCCGCTCCTCAATTTCAGAATCCTCGGCCATCTCAGGCTTTTCCTCGGCTAGCAATAAAACCTACGTGCACGAGGCCTCCACCCTGGTGCTGGAGACCATTGAGAATGGCATAAAGCG CCACTTCATTGTGCCTTTGGCCATCGCCCAGAGACCGCGCTGGCGTCGCAAGGGCACCAAGCTGCACATCTACAACGATCACACCTTCATCGCCAAGCATTTGAGCGG AAGCGGTCTGCAGTGCTCCATCTGCATGAAGTCCATCCCGCGGAGGCCCGGAAAGCAGGGCTACGAGTGCCGCGACTGCCAGCTGATTTGTCACAAGCAGTGCCACATACGGGCACCACAAGCATGTCCCAATCCCACGGTGCTCTCCATGGAACT AACTAAACTCAATTCAGCGGCGGCAGACCGCAGCATACGGAAGCTGTGA
- the LOC6735220 gene encoding uncharacterized protein LOC6735220 isoform X21: protein MDLADQIDDYICSFEGLGDLTMDSLAIFIFLWAVLALFSVWLIKLLYHKYLNKDKSASAANSRQTSVAPTSGSPTSVAGKTEKRLSEPRDLLATKSKVEGLDLSKPLGGASGGRGRSSASPLNTAGAAAGGPRRRVVRQSSTGPENRKKRYVPPPSNVVGPETSSVTWTSQVFRWLYSDLVIVNELLMSWVIAINDTLRKSVEEHGVAVEVVRVLPDSPAPGLNNIFCNCDENNPADMLITFDCDAMPVLQVKTFRQKSGKVETSHYKVTVSRFRARMAIPMNYNSLKGEMRVEGYPDVRIAMNSVGAIKAMDQDEQQLQTVISDILTTALRDTIYPVDFSIYSTCPRAEVEPLDLPVIYPVHYDSLAHNMEHHMGGVGLRDSQHMVSGRRLLVKIVKGDGIRDAQNPYVVIEMDEPAQKNQTGTQRGSKPFWDEHFLFELSPQSAEILFEVYDHPVIASDPPKFLGLGLVGIDELAVGPASTQLLQLQPRPYETQPVSGAITVDFVFIEGAEIPAGARPQRLKEALRLSTPAINEHIRNGADLADAAVRALQDGALSSSGSGGQPSKSTLIIHSVQRVELNRDGQIEVTDTATELDQAVAQAFERAANEAQTELELELAKEEKASQLGEPLIDSGNGTVNEDSTAEFGQPNAASSPNGSSYHNNYSLNGNGNSNGAGSGGYNSLPRNGGAQQLAQHSGLLEGHDVVDDRGRSKKQSSAISGFSSASNKTYVHEASTLVLETIENGIKRHFIVPLAIAQRPRWRRKGTKLHIYNDHTFIAKHLSGSGLQCSICMKSIPRRPGKQGYECRDCQLICHKQCHIRAPQACPNPTVLSMELTKLNSAAADRSIRKL from the exons ATGGATCTAGCAGATCAAATCGATGACTATATCTGTTCGTTCGAGGGACTTGGTGACTTAACAATGGACTCCCTGGCCATCTTCATTTTCCTGTGGGCCGTTCTGGCCCTCTTCTCCGTGTGGCTGATCAAGCTGCTCTACCACAAGTATCTCAACAAGGACAAGTCGGCCAGTGCGGCCAACAGTCGCCAGACGAGCGTGGCCCCCACATCCGGATCACCCACGTCCGTCGCCGGCAAGACGGAGAAGCGTCTCTCGGAGCCGCGCGATCTCCTGGCCACCAAGAGCAAGGTGGAAGGCTTGGACTTATCCAAGCCTCTGGGCGGCGCATCTGGAGGTCGAGGACGCTCATCAGCCTCGCCCTTGAATACCGCTGGTGCAGCTGCCGGCGGTCCACGTCGTCGGGTGGTGCGTCAGAGTTCCACTGGGCCAGAGAATCGCAAGAAGCGCTATGTCCCACCGCCGTCAAATGTCGTGGGTCCAGAAACG AGCTCCGTCACCTGGACCAGCCAGGTGTTCCGCTGGCTTTATAGCGACCTGGTCATCGTCAACGAGCTGCTCATGTCCTGGGTAATCGCCATCAACGACACGCTGCGCAAGTCTGTGGAGGAG CATGGAGTGGCCGTTGAAGTGGTTCGAGTGCTACCCGACAGTCCTGCCCCCGGattgaataatatattttgtaattgcGATGAAAACAATCCCGCTGATATg CTCATCACCTTTGACTGCGATGCAATGCCGGTGCTGCAGGTGAAGACCTTCCGCCAGAAGTCGGGCAAGGTGGAGACCTCCCACTACAAGGTCACCGTGTCTAGGTTCCGCGCCCGTATGGCCATTCCCATGAACTACAACAGCCTCAAGGGTGAGATGCGAGTCGAGGGCTATCCGGAT GTTCGCATCGCAATGAACAGCGTGGGTGCCATCAAGGCAATGGATCAGGACGAACAGCAACTGCAGACGGTGATCAGCGACATCCTGACGACGGCTTTGCGCGACACCATCTATCCGGTGGACTTCTCCATCTACTCCACCTGTCCGAGGGCCGAGGTGGAGCCCCTGGACCTGCCCGTAATCTATCCCGTTCACTATGACTCGCTGGCG CACAACATGGAGCACCACATGGGTGGCGTGGGATTGAGGGACTCCCAACACATGGTTTCCGGCCGTCGGCTGCTGGTGAAGATCGTCAAGGGCGATGGAATTAGGGATGCCCAGAATCCCTACGTGGTCATCGAGATGGACGAGCCGGCCCAGAAGAACCAGACGGGCACTCAGCGCGGCAGCAAACCCTTCTGGGATGAGCACTTCCTCTT TGAACTCTCCCCTCAATCAGCCGAGATCCTATTCGAGGTGTATGACCATCCGGTGATTGCCTCAGATCCGCCCAAGTTCCTGGGTCTCGGCCTGGTTGGAATCGATGAGCTGGCCGTTGGACCCGCATCCActcagctgctgcagctgcaaccgCGCCCCTATGAGACGCAGCCCGTTTCGGGAGCCATCACCGTGGACTTTGTGTTCATCGAGGGTGCCGAAATCCCGGCGGGCGCCCGTCCACAGCGTCTCAAGGAGGCACTGCGTCTCAGCACACCGGCCATTAACGAACACATCCGGAATGGAGCGGATTTGGCGGATGCAGCCGTAAGAGCTCTGCAGGATGGAGCGCTCTCGAGCAGCGGAAGTGGCGGACAACCCAGCAAGAGCACTTTGATCATCCACAGCGTGCAGCGG GTCGAGTTGAACAGAGATGGCCAAATCGAGGTGACCGATACGGCGACGGAATTGGATCAGGCAGTGGCCCAGGCTTTCGAACGGGCAGCCAACGAGGCACAAACCGAGCTCGAGCTGGAGCTGGCCAAGGAGGAGAAGGCCAGCCAGCTGGGTGAGCCTCTCATCGATTCAGGTAACGGCACCGTCAACGAGGACAGCACCGCGGAG TTTGGACAGCCCAATGCCGCCTCATCGCCCAATGGCAGTAGTTACCACAACAACTACAGCCTCAATGGCAATGGTAACTCCAATGGCGCCGGTTCGGGTGGATATAACAGTCTGCCGCGGAACGGTGGTGCCCAGCAGCTGGCTCAGCACTCCGGATTATTGGAGGGCCATGACGTGGTCGACGATCGCGGGCGCAGCAAAAAAC AATCCTCGGCCATCTCAGGCTTTTCCTCGGCTAGCAATAAAACCTACGTGCACGAGGCCTCCACCCTGGTGCTGGAGACCATTGAGAATGGCATAAAGCG CCACTTCATTGTGCCTTTGGCCATCGCCCAGAGACCGCGCTGGCGTCGCAAGGGCACCAAGCTGCACATCTACAACGATCACACCTTCATCGCCAAGCATTTGAGCGG AAGCGGTCTGCAGTGCTCCATCTGCATGAAGTCCATCCCGCGGAGGCCCGGAAAGCAGGGCTACGAGTGCCGCGACTGCCAGCTGATTTGTCACAAGCAGTGCCACATACGGGCACCACAAGCATGTCCCAATCCCACGGTGCTCTCCATGGAACT AACTAAACTCAATTCAGCGGCGGCAGACCGCAGCATACGGAAGCTGTGA
- the LOC6735220 gene encoding uncharacterized protein LOC6735220 isoform X12 produces MDLADQIDDYICSFEGLGDLTMDSLAIFIFLWAVLALFSVWLIKLLYHKYLNKDKSASAANSRQTSVAPTSGSPTSVAGKTEKRLSEPRDLLATKSKVEGLDLSKPLGGASGGRGRSSASPLNTAGAAAGGPRRRVVRQSSTGPENRKKRYVPPPSNVVGPETSSVTWTSQVFRWLYSDLVIVNELLMSWVIAINDTLRKSVEEHGVAVEVVRVLPDSPAPGLNNIFCNCDENNPADMLITFDCDAMPVLQVKTFRQKSGKVETSHYKVTVSRFRARMAIPMNYNSLKGEMRVEGYPDVRIAMNSVGAIKAMDQDEQQLQTVISDILTTALRDTIYPVDFSIYSTCPRAEVEPLDLPHNMEHHMGGVGLRDSQHMVSGRRLLVKIVKGDGIRDAQNPYVVIEMDEPAQKNQTGTQRGSKPFWDEHFLFELSPQSAEILFEVYDHPVIASDPPKFLGLGLVGIDELAVGPASTQLLQLQPRPYETQPVSGAITVDFVFIEGAEIPAGARPQRLKEALRLSTPAINEHIRNGADLADAAVRALQDGALSSSGSGGQPSKSTLIIHSVQRNSSSPNAFKVELNRDGQIEVTDTATELDQAVAQAFERAANEAQTELELELAKEEKASQLGEPLIDSGNGTVNEDSTAEFGQPNAASSPNGSSYHNNYSLNGNGNSNGAGSGGYNSLPRNGGAQQLAQHSGLLEGHDVVDDRGRSKKRNFFGTLKKRLSRSKTRTLSADQPNNNSHKSLSATNSNTTTATGFPRTATGTLNGPRMGIGHSITDHSRRSSISESSAISGFSSASNKTYVHEASTLVLETIENGIKRHFIVPLAIAQRPRWRRKGTKLHIYNDHTFIAKHLSGSGLQCSICMKSIPRRPGKQGYECRDCQLICHKQCHIRAPQACPNPTVLSMELTKLNSAAADRSIRKL; encoded by the exons ATGGATCTAGCAGATCAAATCGATGACTATATCTGTTCGTTCGAGGGACTTGGTGACTTAACAATGGACTCCCTGGCCATCTTCATTTTCCTGTGGGCCGTTCTGGCCCTCTTCTCCGTGTGGCTGATCAAGCTGCTCTACCACAAGTATCTCAACAAGGACAAGTCGGCCAGTGCGGCCAACAGTCGCCAGACGAGCGTGGCCCCCACATCCGGATCACCCACGTCCGTCGCCGGCAAGACGGAGAAGCGTCTCTCGGAGCCGCGCGATCTCCTGGCCACCAAGAGCAAGGTGGAAGGCTTGGACTTATCCAAGCCTCTGGGCGGCGCATCTGGAGGTCGAGGACGCTCATCAGCCTCGCCCTTGAATACCGCTGGTGCAGCTGCCGGCGGTCCACGTCGTCGGGTGGTGCGTCAGAGTTCCACTGGGCCAGAGAATCGCAAGAAGCGCTATGTCCCACCGCCGTCAAATGTCGTGGGTCCAGAAACG AGCTCCGTCACCTGGACCAGCCAGGTGTTCCGCTGGCTTTATAGCGACCTGGTCATCGTCAACGAGCTGCTCATGTCCTGGGTAATCGCCATCAACGACACGCTGCGCAAGTCTGTGGAGGAG CATGGAGTGGCCGTTGAAGTGGTTCGAGTGCTACCCGACAGTCCTGCCCCCGGattgaataatatattttgtaattgcGATGAAAACAATCCCGCTGATATg CTCATCACCTTTGACTGCGATGCAATGCCGGTGCTGCAGGTGAAGACCTTCCGCCAGAAGTCGGGCAAGGTGGAGACCTCCCACTACAAGGTCACCGTGTCTAGGTTCCGCGCCCGTATGGCCATTCCCATGAACTACAACAGCCTCAAGGGTGAGATGCGAGTCGAGGGCTATCCGGAT GTTCGCATCGCAATGAACAGCGTGGGTGCCATCAAGGCAATGGATCAGGACGAACAGCAACTGCAGACGGTGATCAGCGACATCCTGACGACGGCTTTGCGCGACACCATCTATCCGGTGGACTTCTCCATCTACTCCACCTGTCCGAGGGCCGAGGTGGAGCCCCTGGACCTGCCC CACAACATGGAGCACCACATGGGTGGCGTGGGATTGAGGGACTCCCAACACATGGTTTCCGGCCGTCGGCTGCTGGTGAAGATCGTCAAGGGCGATGGAATTAGGGATGCCCAGAATCCCTACGTGGTCATCGAGATGGACGAGCCGGCCCAGAAGAACCAGACGGGCACTCAGCGCGGCAGCAAACCCTTCTGGGATGAGCACTTCCTCTT TGAACTCTCCCCTCAATCAGCCGAGATCCTATTCGAGGTGTATGACCATCCGGTGATTGCCTCAGATCCGCCCAAGTTCCTGGGTCTCGGCCTGGTTGGAATCGATGAGCTGGCCGTTGGACCCGCATCCActcagctgctgcagctgcaaccgCGCCCCTATGAGACGCAGCCCGTTTCGGGAGCCATCACCGTGGACTTTGTGTTCATCGAGGGTGCCGAAATCCCGGCGGGCGCCCGTCCACAGCGTCTCAAGGAGGCACTGCGTCTCAGCACACCGGCCATTAACGAACACATCCGGAATGGAGCGGATTTGGCGGATGCAGCCGTAAGAGCTCTGCAGGATGGAGCGCTCTCGAGCAGCGGAAGTGGCGGACAACCCAGCAAGAGCACTTTGATCATCCACAGCGTGCAGCGG AATTCGAGCAGCCCGAATGCATTTAAG GTCGAGTTGAACAGAGATGGCCAAATCGAGGTGACCGATACGGCGACGGAATTGGATCAGGCAGTGGCCCAGGCTTTCGAACGGGCAGCCAACGAGGCACAAACCGAGCTCGAGCTGGAGCTGGCCAAGGAGGAGAAGGCCAGCCAGCTGGGTGAGCCTCTCATCGATTCAGGTAACGGCACCGTCAACGAGGACAGCACCGCGGAG TTTGGACAGCCCAATGCCGCCTCATCGCCCAATGGCAGTAGTTACCACAACAACTACAGCCTCAATGGCAATGGTAACTCCAATGGCGCCGGTTCGGGTGGATATAACAGTCTGCCGCGGAACGGTGGTGCCCAGCAGCTGGCTCAGCACTCCGGATTATTGGAGGGCCATGACGTGGTCGACGATCGCGGGCGCAGCAAAAAACGTAATTTCTTTGGCACCCTGAAGAAGCGGCTCAGCCGCTCCAAGACACGCACCCTCTCGGCCGATCAACCTAATAATAACAGTCATAAGTCACTATCAGCCACCAACTCGAATACAACAACAGCCACCGGATTCCCTCGAACAGCCACCGGAACCCTCAATG GACCACGCATGGGCATTGGTCACTCCATCACCGACCACTCACGCCGCTCCTCAATTTCAGAATCCTCGGCCATCTCAGGCTTTTCCTCGGCTAGCAATAAAACCTACGTGCACGAGGCCTCCACCCTGGTGCTGGAGACCATTGAGAATGGCATAAAGCG CCACTTCATTGTGCCTTTGGCCATCGCCCAGAGACCGCGCTGGCGTCGCAAGGGCACCAAGCTGCACATCTACAACGATCACACCTTCATCGCCAAGCATTTGAGCGG AAGCGGTCTGCAGTGCTCCATCTGCATGAAGTCCATCCCGCGGAGGCCCGGAAAGCAGGGCTACGAGTGCCGCGACTGCCAGCTGATTTGTCACAAGCAGTGCCACATACGGGCACCACAAGCATGTCCCAATCCCACGGTGCTCTCCATGGAACT AACTAAACTCAATTCAGCGGCGGCAGACCGCAGCATACGGAAGCTGTGA
- the LOC6735220 gene encoding uncharacterized protein LOC6735220 isoform X6, with translation MDLADQIDDYICSFEGLGDLTMDSLAIFIFLWAVLALFSVWLIKLLYHKYLNKDKSASAANSRQTSVAPTSGSPTSVAGKTEKRLSEPRDLLATKSKVEGLDLSKPLGGASGGRGRSSASPLNTAGAAAGGPRRRVVRQSSTGPENRKKRYVPPPSNVVGPETSSVTWTSQVFRWLYSDLVIVNELLMSWVIAINDTLRKSVEEHGVAVEVVRVLPDSPAPGLNNIFCNCDENNPADMLITFDCDAMPVLQVKTFRQKSGKVETSHYKVTVSRFRARMAIPMNYNSLKGEMRVEGYPDVRIAMNSVGAIKAMDQDEQQLQTVISDILTTALRDTIYPVDFSIYSTCPRAEVEPLDLPHNMEHHMGGVGLRDSQHMVSGRRLLVKIVKGDGIRDAQNPYVVIEMDEPAQKNQTGTQRGSKPFWDEHFLFELSPQSAEILFEVYDHPVIASDPPKFLGLGLVGIDELAVGPASTQLLQLQPRPYETQPVSGAITVDFVFIEGAEIPAGARPQRLKEALRLSTPAINEHIRNGADLADAAVRALQDGALSSSGSGGQPSKSTLIIHSVQRNSSSPNAFKVELNRDGQIEVTDTATELDQAVAQAFERAANEAQTELELELAKEEKASQLGEPLIDSGNGTVNEDSTAEFGQPNAASSPNGSSYHNNYSLNGNGNSNGAGSGGYNSLPRNGGAQQLAQHSGLLEGHDVVDDRGRSKKRNFFGTLKKRLSRSKTRTLSADQPNNNSHKSLSATNSNTTTATGFPRTATGTLNGDSSRSLSVDRATLSKSNSLGPRMGIGHSITDHSRRSSISESSAISGFSSASNKTYVHEASTLVLETIENGIKRHFIVPLAIAQRPRWRRKGTKLHIYNDHTFIAKHLSGSGLQCSICMKSIPRRPGKQGYECRDCQLICHKQCHIRAPQACPNPTVLSMELTKLNSAAADRSIRKL, from the exons ATGGATCTAGCAGATCAAATCGATGACTATATCTGTTCGTTCGAGGGACTTGGTGACTTAACAATGGACTCCCTGGCCATCTTCATTTTCCTGTGGGCCGTTCTGGCCCTCTTCTCCGTGTGGCTGATCAAGCTGCTCTACCACAAGTATCTCAACAAGGACAAGTCGGCCAGTGCGGCCAACAGTCGCCAGACGAGCGTGGCCCCCACATCCGGATCACCCACGTCCGTCGCCGGCAAGACGGAGAAGCGTCTCTCGGAGCCGCGCGATCTCCTGGCCACCAAGAGCAAGGTGGAAGGCTTGGACTTATCCAAGCCTCTGGGCGGCGCATCTGGAGGTCGAGGACGCTCATCAGCCTCGCCCTTGAATACCGCTGGTGCAGCTGCCGGCGGTCCACGTCGTCGGGTGGTGCGTCAGAGTTCCACTGGGCCAGAGAATCGCAAGAAGCGCTATGTCCCACCGCCGTCAAATGTCGTGGGTCCAGAAACG AGCTCCGTCACCTGGACCAGCCAGGTGTTCCGCTGGCTTTATAGCGACCTGGTCATCGTCAACGAGCTGCTCATGTCCTGGGTAATCGCCATCAACGACACGCTGCGCAAGTCTGTGGAGGAG CATGGAGTGGCCGTTGAAGTGGTTCGAGTGCTACCCGACAGTCCTGCCCCCGGattgaataatatattttgtaattgcGATGAAAACAATCCCGCTGATATg CTCATCACCTTTGACTGCGATGCAATGCCGGTGCTGCAGGTGAAGACCTTCCGCCAGAAGTCGGGCAAGGTGGAGACCTCCCACTACAAGGTCACCGTGTCTAGGTTCCGCGCCCGTATGGCCATTCCCATGAACTACAACAGCCTCAAGGGTGAGATGCGAGTCGAGGGCTATCCGGAT GTTCGCATCGCAATGAACAGCGTGGGTGCCATCAAGGCAATGGATCAGGACGAACAGCAACTGCAGACGGTGATCAGCGACATCCTGACGACGGCTTTGCGCGACACCATCTATCCGGTGGACTTCTCCATCTACTCCACCTGTCCGAGGGCCGAGGTGGAGCCCCTGGACCTGCCC CACAACATGGAGCACCACATGGGTGGCGTGGGATTGAGGGACTCCCAACACATGGTTTCCGGCCGTCGGCTGCTGGTGAAGATCGTCAAGGGCGATGGAATTAGGGATGCCCAGAATCCCTACGTGGTCATCGAGATGGACGAGCCGGCCCAGAAGAACCAGACGGGCACTCAGCGCGGCAGCAAACCCTTCTGGGATGAGCACTTCCTCTT TGAACTCTCCCCTCAATCAGCCGAGATCCTATTCGAGGTGTATGACCATCCGGTGATTGCCTCAGATCCGCCCAAGTTCCTGGGTCTCGGCCTGGTTGGAATCGATGAGCTGGCCGTTGGACCCGCATCCActcagctgctgcagctgcaaccgCGCCCCTATGAGACGCAGCCCGTTTCGGGAGCCATCACCGTGGACTTTGTGTTCATCGAGGGTGCCGAAATCCCGGCGGGCGCCCGTCCACAGCGTCTCAAGGAGGCACTGCGTCTCAGCACACCGGCCATTAACGAACACATCCGGAATGGAGCGGATTTGGCGGATGCAGCCGTAAGAGCTCTGCAGGATGGAGCGCTCTCGAGCAGCGGAAGTGGCGGACAACCCAGCAAGAGCACTTTGATCATCCACAGCGTGCAGCGG AATTCGAGCAGCCCGAATGCATTTAAG GTCGAGTTGAACAGAGATGGCCAAATCGAGGTGACCGATACGGCGACGGAATTGGATCAGGCAGTGGCCCAGGCTTTCGAACGGGCAGCCAACGAGGCACAAACCGAGCTCGAGCTGGAGCTGGCCAAGGAGGAGAAGGCCAGCCAGCTGGGTGAGCCTCTCATCGATTCAGGTAACGGCACCGTCAACGAGGACAGCACCGCGGAG TTTGGACAGCCCAATGCCGCCTCATCGCCCAATGGCAGTAGTTACCACAACAACTACAGCCTCAATGGCAATGGTAACTCCAATGGCGCCGGTTCGGGTGGATATAACAGTCTGCCGCGGAACGGTGGTGCCCAGCAGCTGGCTCAGCACTCCGGATTATTGGAGGGCCATGACGTGGTCGACGATCGCGGGCGCAGCAAAAAACGTAATTTCTTTGGCACCCTGAAGAAGCGGCTCAGCCGCTCCAAGACACGCACCCTCTCGGCCGATCAACCTAATAATAACAGTCATAAGTCACTATCAGCCACCAACTCGAATACAACAACAGCCACCGGATTCCCTCGAACAGCCACCGGAACCCTCAATGGTGATTCTTCCCGTTCATTATCTGTCGATCGTGCCACTCTGTCCAAAAGCAATTCACTTG GACCACGCATGGGCATTGGTCACTCCATCACCGACCACTCACGCCGCTCCTCAATTTCAGAATCCTCGGCCATCTCAGGCTTTTCCTCGGCTAGCAATAAAACCTACGTGCACGAGGCCTCCACCCTGGTGCTGGAGACCATTGAGAATGGCATAAAGCG CCACTTCATTGTGCCTTTGGCCATCGCCCAGAGACCGCGCTGGCGTCGCAAGGGCACCAAGCTGCACATCTACAACGATCACACCTTCATCGCCAAGCATTTGAGCGG AAGCGGTCTGCAGTGCTCCATCTGCATGAAGTCCATCCCGCGGAGGCCCGGAAAGCAGGGCTACGAGTGCCGCGACTGCCAGCTGATTTGTCACAAGCAGTGCCACATACGGGCACCACAAGCATGTCCCAATCCCACGGTGCTCTCCATGGAACT AACTAAACTCAATTCAGCGGCGGCAGACCGCAGCATACGGAAGCTGTGA